One window of the Haemorhous mexicanus isolate bHaeMex1 chromosome 15, bHaeMex1.pri, whole genome shotgun sequence genome contains the following:
- the NEURL1B gene encoding E3 ubiquitin-protein ligase NEURL1B isoform X1 yields MGNAESVPRGAAAPDTSHQARSVSSRPYYSLPNSSHERRSVLAVAEPPRFHSQAKGKNVRLDAHSRRATRRNSFCNGVTFTNRPIHLYEKVRLKLVAVHHGWSGALRFGFTIHDPSQMSSEEIPKYACPDLVTRPGYWAKALPERFAVRDNILAFWVDRHGRVFYSINDEEPILFHCGIKVSGPLWALIDVYGITHEVQILDSMFAETMTTARLSTARLSTCLPQSNHDSANFNNNELENNQVVAKIANLNLSRVPGLGTDNHIIPCCPSRRQHAQGVPAFLDTDLRFHPTRGPDITFSQDRMVACTNWQESNRTLVFSDRPLHIGESLFVEVGHLGLPYYGALSFGITSCDPSTLRTNELPADPDFLLDRKEYWVVYRAFPVLSSGDILSFMVLPNGEVHHGVNGASRGMLMCVDTSQSLWVFFTIHGVINQLKILGTVQSSPGTVSPSGSPGGSQYDSDSDMAFSVNRSSSASESSLVTAPSSPLSPPISPVFSPPEPSSSKNGECTVCFDSEVDTVIYTCGHMCLCNTCGLKLKKQLNACCPICRRVIKDVIKIYRP; encoded by the exons ACACGAGCCACCAGGCGCGCTCGGTGTCCAGCCGGCCCTACTACAGCCTGCCCAACAGCAGCCATGAGCGGCGCTCGGTGCTGGCCGTCGCGGAGCCGCCGCGCTTCCACTCGCAGGCCAAGGGCAAGAACGTGCGGCTGGACGCGCACTCGCGCAGGGCCACGCGCAGGAACAGCTTCTGCAACGGCGTCACCTTCACCAACCGGCCCATCCACCTCTACGAGAAGGTGCGCCTCAAGCTGGTGGCCGTGCACCACGGCTGGAGCGGCGCCCTGCGCTTCGGCTTCACCATCCACGACCCCTCGCAGATGAGCTCCGAGGAGATACCAAAGTACGCCTGCCCCGACCTCGTCACCCGGCCTGGCTACTGGGCCAAGGCTCTGCCCGAGAGGTTTGCGGTCAGGGACAATATCTTGGCCTTCTGGGTGGACCGGCACGGCAGAGTCTTCTACAGTATTAACGATGAGGAGCCCATCTTGTTTCACTGTGGTATTAAAGTTTCCGGGCCTCTTTGGGCGCTCATAGACGTCTATGGAATTACCCACGAAGTGCAAATTCTAG ACAGCATGTTTGCAGAGACCATGACCACTGCCCGGCTCAGCACGGCCCGGCTCAGCACCTGCCTTCCCCAGAGCAACCACGACTCGGCCAACTTCAACAACAACGAGCTCGAGAACAACCAAGTGGTGGCCAAAATTGCAAACCTAAACCTAAGCCGGGTACCAGGACTTGGGACTGACAACCACATCatcccctgctgccccagccgGCGGCAGCACGCCCAGGGAGTCCCGGCATTCCTGGACACCGACCTGCGGTTCCACCCCACCCGCGGCCCCGACATCACCTTCTCCCAGGACAGGATGGTGGCCTGCACCAACTGGCAGGAGAGCAATAGGACTTTGGTGTTTTCTGACCGGCCTTTGCACATCGGGGAGAGCCTCTTTGTGGAAGTAggacacctggggctgccctaCTACGGGGCCCTCTCGTTCGGCATCACCTCTTGTGATCCGAGCACTTTGCGGACAAACGAGCTCCCGGCGGATCCGGACTTTCTCCTGGACCGTAAGGAGTACTGGGTGGTTTACAGGGCCTTCCCAGTGCTCAGCAGTGGTGACATCCTCAGCTTCATGGTCCTGCCCAACGGAGAGGTGCACCACGGGGTCAACGGGGCCAGCCGGGGCATGCTCATGTGCGTGGACACCTCACAGTCCCTCTGGGTGTTTTTTACCATCCACGGTGTGATCAACCAGCTCAAAATCCTGG GCACGGTGCAGTCCAGCCCAGGGACGGTGTCTCCCTCAGGATCCCCCGGTGGCTCCCAGTACGACAGCGACTCAGACATGGCCTTCAGTGTCAACAGGTCCTCATCAGCCTCCGAGTCCTCGCTGG TGActgcccccagctccccttTGAGCCCCCCCATCTCTCCTGTCTTCTCCCCTCCGGAGCCATCGAGCAGCAAGAACGGGGAGTGCACCGTGTGCTTTGACAGCGAGGTGGACACGGTGATCTACACCTGCGGACACATGTGCCTCTGCAACACCTGTGGTCTTAAGCTGAAGAAGCAGCTCAACGCCTGCTGCCCCATCTGCCGACGGGTCATCAAAGATGTGATTAAAATCTACCGCCCGTAG
- the NEURL1B gene encoding E3 ubiquitin-protein ligase NEURL1B isoform X2, producing MGNTVHKTLADTSHQARSVSSRPYYSLPNSSHERRSVLAVAEPPRFHSQAKGKNVRLDAHSRRATRRNSFCNGVTFTNRPIHLYEKVRLKLVAVHHGWSGALRFGFTIHDPSQMSSEEIPKYACPDLVTRPGYWAKALPERFAVRDNILAFWVDRHGRVFYSINDEEPILFHCGIKVSGPLWALIDVYGITHEVQILDSMFAETMTTARLSTARLSTCLPQSNHDSANFNNNELENNQVVAKIANLNLSRVPGLGTDNHIIPCCPSRRQHAQGVPAFLDTDLRFHPTRGPDITFSQDRMVACTNWQESNRTLVFSDRPLHIGESLFVEVGHLGLPYYGALSFGITSCDPSTLRTNELPADPDFLLDRKEYWVVYRAFPVLSSGDILSFMVLPNGEVHHGVNGASRGMLMCVDTSQSLWVFFTIHGVINQLKILGTVQSSPGTVSPSGSPGGSQYDSDSDMAFSVNRSSSASESSLVTAPSSPLSPPISPVFSPPEPSSSKNGECTVCFDSEVDTVIYTCGHMCLCNTCGLKLKKQLNACCPICRRVIKDVIKIYRP from the exons ATGGGCAACACGGTGCACAAGACGCTGGCAG ACACGAGCCACCAGGCGCGCTCGGTGTCCAGCCGGCCCTACTACAGCCTGCCCAACAGCAGCCATGAGCGGCGCTCGGTGCTGGCCGTCGCGGAGCCGCCGCGCTTCCACTCGCAGGCCAAGGGCAAGAACGTGCGGCTGGACGCGCACTCGCGCAGGGCCACGCGCAGGAACAGCTTCTGCAACGGCGTCACCTTCACCAACCGGCCCATCCACCTCTACGAGAAGGTGCGCCTCAAGCTGGTGGCCGTGCACCACGGCTGGAGCGGCGCCCTGCGCTTCGGCTTCACCATCCACGACCCCTCGCAGATGAGCTCCGAGGAGATACCAAAGTACGCCTGCCCCGACCTCGTCACCCGGCCTGGCTACTGGGCCAAGGCTCTGCCCGAGAGGTTTGCGGTCAGGGACAATATCTTGGCCTTCTGGGTGGACCGGCACGGCAGAGTCTTCTACAGTATTAACGATGAGGAGCCCATCTTGTTTCACTGTGGTATTAAAGTTTCCGGGCCTCTTTGGGCGCTCATAGACGTCTATGGAATTACCCACGAAGTGCAAATTCTAG ACAGCATGTTTGCAGAGACCATGACCACTGCCCGGCTCAGCACGGCCCGGCTCAGCACCTGCCTTCCCCAGAGCAACCACGACTCGGCCAACTTCAACAACAACGAGCTCGAGAACAACCAAGTGGTGGCCAAAATTGCAAACCTAAACCTAAGCCGGGTACCAGGACTTGGGACTGACAACCACATCatcccctgctgccccagccgGCGGCAGCACGCCCAGGGAGTCCCGGCATTCCTGGACACCGACCTGCGGTTCCACCCCACCCGCGGCCCCGACATCACCTTCTCCCAGGACAGGATGGTGGCCTGCACCAACTGGCAGGAGAGCAATAGGACTTTGGTGTTTTCTGACCGGCCTTTGCACATCGGGGAGAGCCTCTTTGTGGAAGTAggacacctggggctgccctaCTACGGGGCCCTCTCGTTCGGCATCACCTCTTGTGATCCGAGCACTTTGCGGACAAACGAGCTCCCGGCGGATCCGGACTTTCTCCTGGACCGTAAGGAGTACTGGGTGGTTTACAGGGCCTTCCCAGTGCTCAGCAGTGGTGACATCCTCAGCTTCATGGTCCTGCCCAACGGAGAGGTGCACCACGGGGTCAACGGGGCCAGCCGGGGCATGCTCATGTGCGTGGACACCTCACAGTCCCTCTGGGTGTTTTTTACCATCCACGGTGTGATCAACCAGCTCAAAATCCTGG GCACGGTGCAGTCCAGCCCAGGGACGGTGTCTCCCTCAGGATCCCCCGGTGGCTCCCAGTACGACAGCGACTCAGACATGGCCTTCAGTGTCAACAGGTCCTCATCAGCCTCCGAGTCCTCGCTGG TGActgcccccagctccccttTGAGCCCCCCCATCTCTCCTGTCTTCTCCCCTCCGGAGCCATCGAGCAGCAAGAACGGGGAGTGCACCGTGTGCTTTGACAGCGAGGTGGACACGGTGATCTACACCTGCGGACACATGTGCCTCTGCAACACCTGTGGTCTTAAGCTGAAGAAGCAGCTCAACGCCTGCTGCCCCATCTGCCGACGGGTCATCAAAGATGTGATTAAAATCTACCGCCCGTAG